A window from Primulina eburnea isolate SZY01 chromosome 2, ASM2296580v1, whole genome shotgun sequence encodes these proteins:
- the LOC140816212 gene encoding uncharacterized protein, translating to MKKNWKSISGCTEFWKPSTRLRMSWKQAKIRPSIKPCWSSNRLRPPLFPEHNSSKPSNHGIRSFIASRHRSQEVSRHSAAIKSEVETCIDREVVSSSKKTLSELRSFEDVSSLSVIDEDKLCDKMSVLEERISRGFDINLQDLLLRSGIFSELVWLLCSSNFSKMVREKAASSLQSLVLFNKDVFVGSVLVGGSVKALVSMDSLCSLQVLSSLIKAIKSPLVDEIESCGGILKIVGYLSSEDMEMRIMALDCIMEIGYFGRKEAVEVMLKAGLIKRLVELQRSAVTADGSETKLERRRHHQHQPFASCVARFAVQLEVGEGLRQREKRAFKLQILDKVRECCVSDAESATIVAEVLWGSTP from the exons ATGAAGAAAAACTGGAAATCTATCAGCGGTTGTACAGAATTTTGGAAGCCCTCAACAAGGTTACGCATGAGTTGGAAGCAAGCCAAGATTCGGCCGTCGATAAAGCCTTGCTGGAGCTCCAATCGGCTTCGACCTCCATTATTTCCG GAGCACAACAGCTCCAAACCATCAAATCACGGTATCAGATCTTTCATAGCTAGTCGTCACAGATCGCAAGAGGTTTCGAGACACTCGGCGGCCATAAAATCGGAAGTTGAGACTTGTATTGATCGCGAAGTTGTGTCCAGTTCGAAAAAAACTCTGTCGGAGTTGCGTTCTTTCGAAGATGTTTCGTCTCTGTCTGTGATTGACGAAGACAAATTGTGTGATAAAATGTCTGTCTTGGAAGAGAGGATATCTCGTGGTTTTGACATAAATTTGCAGGACTTGCTTTTGAGATCAGGGATTTTTTCGGAGCTCGTATGGCTGTTGTGCAGTTCAAATTTCTCGAAAATGGTTCGCGAAAAGGCGGCGAGTTCCTTGCAAAGCTTGGTGCTTTTCAATAAAGATGTGTTCGTGGGATCGGTATTGGTCGGCGGAAGCGTGAAAGCTTTAGTTTCAATGGATTCTTTATGTTCTTTACAAGTCCTGTCGTCGCTGATTAAGGCCATTAAAAGCCCTTTGGTGGATGAAATTGAGTCATGCGGCGGAATCTTGAAGATTGTAGGCTATCTATCATCTGAAGATATGGAAATGAGAATCATGGCTTTGGATTGCATAATGGAAATCGGTTATTTTGGTCGGAAGGAGGCGGTGGAAGTTATGTTGAAAGCCGGGTTGATAAAGAGGCTGGTGGAACTACAGCGGAGTGCTGTGACTGCTGATGGGTCTGAGACAAAGTTGGAGAGGAGGCGGCACCATCAGCATCAGCCATTTGCAAGCTGTGTGGCACGATTTGCGGTGCAGTTGGAGGTCGGAGAAGGATTAAGGCAGCGGGAGAAACGGGCCTTCAAGCTGCAAATATTGGACAAAGTTAGGGAGTGTTGTGTCTCCGATGCCGAATCTGCCACCATTGTGGCTGAGGTACTATGGGGATCTACTCCTTGA